The Bombus fervidus isolate BK054 chromosome 1, iyBomFerv1, whole genome shotgun sequence genome includes a window with the following:
- the LOC139987785 gene encoding lateral signaling target protein 2 homolog isoform X2, which translates to MESIRKWFYRPKRDDTSLLAQFFYADESLNAVACELDSFDGRQEPERCTTLVNQLRHCQDKVLTICSQIMDDLIPESRANRDFRVKFPDDVMQENLAGQLWFGAECLAAGSSIMNREAESSAMRPLARALTKSLDIVRNLLREHALKGHMNLKTQYPLDPSLEKLIESLKIFDRLFADFELCYVGAMVPVKSTKEYEQQELVCVLFSETLQRALERGLLSQADVDNYEPALMFTIPRLAIVSGLLAPPGGPLCLNSPDNISEVFRPFRSLLLKIRELLWTLNNRELYMLEKLLCSNEEPPGPITQSSKSSACQDIPDLEEFVHNFYTGYPNCKDFIVDFYTVTRNTGNNMDEVADDVVQILEEESRLTEGNSDQEVEDRGTMVETGPNRLNISVNGYEEAVRCNGNTRTSSERESVGDEVQYHIKKPASSSNSSRYLSCDDSPCSRRIECPASPVSMVDSMVEQVVPEDSISSVNENRCGEQLHKQQDEFITSDITEILGSSDHHIEIPQTQYLLNQVSHENNVTGETVHIQNSLPDLDSKKLISEANKTLSNLLLDGECQNEISEQTDSGICTVISSENTSLYDKSPEEKKTFANEIQEDEHGLDDEDTQENTSYSCSNLNSPKRKSSTISDNSCVCSLRSVKTVASLDHSIEVHNLHAANTEAVKNIPRISSNFDGTNEEFVGVAYGNGQISVCDSNQSSFQINYSENWENLNLSIDASTSRKEFWSDLKCENCPSTSQNIEKIGSKIEQYTQDKITTSKKMKDEKQRRRHQRKHERNGQKLHHGVQESRVQNFQNVRSSASTESSRSNSTDRCLNPRLISYGASLHPSQNTRQMPNFGSSPHASPRLQHFETRSTPGSGQRTSSIASRAQRNSSPQNRKLLDHRRSRSEQIIRMKRRDFEKRDKYERANPRSEQTKRKLGSRSPNELMNDGLGPRTDKSGLANEIVSPVTTQTVSYGIQKDNNTQRATRAVRLVNATTVQGTQSVSSDHILVHKPDVGSSSSCSSCCDSSSETSEFQSDCQDDEEIALAMQAAEIANNYKIRAKFRSSEDLVHRLFVCIAGVADQLQTNFASDLRNILKCVFLMNSSQTVEDGEIKDESSVSENHVTSPLNDTVTNHDRQDLLQEYEDDLEETAITTDHNTSTITERGEECVERAPAWIPDNDAPRCMACQAGFTVVRRRHHCRNCGKVFCGRCSSNNVPLPRYGHTKPVRVCNRCFLYQVTPFTVSPVTPAS; encoded by the exons AGGGACGACACGAGCCTGCTCGCTCAGTTTTTCTACGCGGACGAGTCTTTGAACGCGGTTGCTTGCGAGTTGGACTCGTTCGATGGTCGTCAGGAGCCAGAAAGATGCACCACGTTGGTTAACCAGCTGCGTCACTGTCAGGATAAAGTGTTAACGATATGCAGTCAAATAATGGACGATCTCATTCCGGAGAGCAGGGCAAACCGAGACTTCAGGGTGAAATTTCCTGACGACGTGATGCAGGAGAATCTCGCTGGACAGCTGTGGTTCGGAGCTGAATGCTTGGCAGCTGGATCCTCGATCATGAATAGGGAGGCTGAAAGTTCAGCCATGAGGCCGCTGGCAAGAGCTTTGACTAAGTCGTTGGACATCGTCAGGAATTTGCTCAGAGAGCACGCGTTAAAAGGTCACATGAACCTGAag ACGCAATACCCGTTGGACCCATCACTGGAGAAGCTGATCGAGTCGCTGAAGATCTTCGACCGGTTGTTCGCCGATTTCGAgctgtgctatgtgggcgccatGGTACCAGTGAAATCGACGAAGGAGTACGAGCAGCAGGAGCTCGTTTGCGTTTTATTTTCGGAGACGCTGCAAAGAGCTCTCGAACGTGGATTGCTCAGCCAGGCCGATGTAGATAATTACGAGCCGGCTCTGATGTTTACTATTCCTCGTTTGGCGATTGTTTCTGGCCTCTTGGCTCCGCCTGGAGGCCCTCTGTGCCTCAATTCCCCCGACAACATCAGCGAAGTGTTTAGACCTTTTAGG TCGCTTCTTCTAAAAATAAGAGAACTTCTTTGGACATTAAACAACCGCGAGCTCTACATGCTGGAGAAACTGCTGTGCTCGAACGAGGAGCCTCCGGGTCCCATCACGCAGTCGTCAAAGTCGTCCGCGTGCCAGGACATTCCCGACCTGGAGGAGTTCGTTCACAATTTTTATACCGGTTATCCGAACTGTAAAGACTTCATCGTAGATTTTTACACAGTGACGAGAAACACGGGGAACAATATGGACGAGGTGGCGGACGACGTGGTTCAAATCTTAGAGGAAGAAAGCCGTTTGACAGAAGGGAATAGCGATCAGGAGGTGGAGGACCGGGGAACAATGGTAGAAACCGGGCCTAATCGCTTAAACATATCCGTGAACGGGTACGAGGAGGCTGTGAGGTGTAACGGTAACACGAGGACATCCAGTGAACGAGAAAGTGTTGGTGACGAAGTGCAGTATCATATTAAAAAGCCAGCAAGCTCTTCGAACAGCAGTAGATACTTATCTTGCGACGATAGTCCTTGCTCCAGAAGAATAGAATGTCCCGCGAGTCCTGTTTCAATGGTAGATTCGATGGTGGAGCAGGTCGTTCCAGAAGATAGTATTTCAAGCGTAAACGAGAATAGATGTGGCGAACAATTACACAAACAGCAAGACGAATTTATCACCTCGGATATCACCGAGATTTTAGGCAGCTCCGATCATCACATCGAAATCCCTCAAACGCAGTATCTGCTGAACCAAGTGTCGCACGAGAACAACGTGACTGGTGAGACGGTACACATTCAAAACTCTTTGCCTGACTTGGATTCGAAGAAGCTGATATCCGAGGCAAATAAAACGTTATCGAATTTGTTGCTGGATGGAGAGTGTCAGAACGAGATCTCCGAGCAGACTGACTCGGGAATTTGTACGGTGATTTCGTCGGAGAATACCAGTTTGTACGATAAGAGTcccgaagagaagaagactttcGCCAACGAGATCCAAGAGGACGAGCACGGATTAGATGACGAAGACACGCAAGAGAATACTAGTTATTCTTGTTCCAATTTGAATTCACCGAAGAGAAAGAGCTCCACGATATCGGATAACTCGTGCGTCTGTAGTCTAAGAAGCGTGAAGACAGTCGCGTCGTTGGACCACTCGATCGAGGTGCACAATCTGCACGCGGCCAACACAGAGGCTGTGAAAAACATTCCACGAATATCGTCCAACTTCGATGGGACGAACGAAGAGTTTGTTGGAGTCGCGTACGGCAATGGGCAGATTTCCGTCTGCGACTCGAACCAGTCTAGTTTTCAGATCAATTATTCAGAAAATTGGGAAAATCTGAATTTAAGCATTGATGCGTCTACTTCGAGGAAAGAATTCTGGAGCGATCTGAAGTGTGAAAACTGCCCGTCCACGTCGCAGAACATTGAAAAGATCGGCTCGAAGATCGAGCAGTATACTCAGGATAAGATCACAACGTCGAAGAAGATGAAGGACGAGAAGCAGAGGAGACGGCATCAACGTAAGCACGAACGGAACGGGCAAAAACTTCATCACGGGGTACAGGAGAGCAGGGTGCAGAACTTTCAAAACGTACGCTCGTCGGCGAGCACGGAGAGCTCCAGATCAAACTCGACGGATCGTTGTTTGAATCCTAGGCTGATCAGTTACGGAGCAAGTCTGCATCCCAGCCAGAACACCAGGCAGATGCCTAATTTTGGAAGCAGCCCTCACGCTAGTCCGCGGTTGCAGCACTTCGAAACTCGTAGCACGCCTGGATCAGGCCAGAGGACTTCTAGTATCGCTTCCAGAGCTCAGAGAAACTCGTCTCCGCAAAATAGAAAGCTTCTCGATCATAGGAGATCTAGGTCAGAGCAAATTATCAGAATGAAGAGGAGAGACTTTGAAAAGAGAGACAAGTACGAACGAGCTAATCCCAGGTCGGAGCAGACCAAGAGAAAATTAGGAAGTAGAAGTCCTAATGAACTGATGAACGATGGTTTGGGACCAAGAACGGATAAAAGCGGCCTGGCAAATGAGATAGTCTCGCCGGTCACGACGCAGACCGTGTCGTATGGAATACAAAAAGACAATAACACGCAGAGAGCCACGCGAGCTGTGAGGCTAGTGAACGCAACCACGGTTCAAGGGACGCAGTCGGTCAGTTCGGATCATATCCTGGTTCACAAACCGGATGTTGGGTCTAGTTCGAGCTGCTCGAGTTGCTGTGACTCGAGTTCGGAGACCAGCGAGTTTCAAAGCGATTGTCAGGACGACGAGGAGATAGCCTTGGCTATGCAGGCCGCTGAGATTGCGAACAATTACAAGATTCGAGCGAAATTTCG GTCATCCGAAGATCTCGTTCATCGTTTATTCGTTTGTATAGCCGGTGTGGCAGATCAACTGCAGACTAATTTCGCATCGGATCTGCGCAATATTTTGAAGTGTGTGTTCCTGATGAACAGTAGTCAAACCGTGGAAGACGGTGAGATAAAGGATGAAAGTTCAGTATCTGAAAATCATGTGACAAGCCCGTTGAACGATACGGTTACAAATCATGATCGACAGGATTTATTACAAGAATACGAGGACGATTTGGAAGAGACTGCCATCACCACCGATCATAATACGT CGACCATAACCGAGCGTGGCGAGGAGTGTGTGGAGAGGGCACCAGCTTGGATACCGGATAACGACGCACCACGTTGTATGGCGTGTCAAGCAGGGTTCACGGTGGTGAGACGCAGACACCATTGCAGAAATTGTGGCAAGGTGTTCTGCGGTCGTTGCAGCAGCAACAACGTTCCCCTGCCCCGTTATGGGCACACGAAGCCTGTCAGGGTATGCAACAGGTGTTTCCTGTATCAGGTGACGCCGTTCACGGTGTCCCCAGTGACGCCAGCGAGCTGA
- the LOC139987785 gene encoding lateral signaling target protein 2 homolog isoform X1 has translation MESIRKWFYRPKRDDTSLLAQFFYADESLNAVACELDSFDGRQEPERCTTLVNQLRHCQDKVLTICSQIMDDLIPESRANRDFRVKFPDDVMQENLAGQLWFGAECLAAGSSIMNREAESSAMRPLARALTKSLDIVRNLLREHALKGHMNLKYLFQTQYPLDPSLEKLIESLKIFDRLFADFELCYVGAMVPVKSTKEYEQQELVCVLFSETLQRALERGLLSQADVDNYEPALMFTIPRLAIVSGLLAPPGGPLCLNSPDNISEVFRPFRSLLLKIRELLWTLNNRELYMLEKLLCSNEEPPGPITQSSKSSACQDIPDLEEFVHNFYTGYPNCKDFIVDFYTVTRNTGNNMDEVADDVVQILEEESRLTEGNSDQEVEDRGTMVETGPNRLNISVNGYEEAVRCNGNTRTSSERESVGDEVQYHIKKPASSSNSSRYLSCDDSPCSRRIECPASPVSMVDSMVEQVVPEDSISSVNENRCGEQLHKQQDEFITSDITEILGSSDHHIEIPQTQYLLNQVSHENNVTGETVHIQNSLPDLDSKKLISEANKTLSNLLLDGECQNEISEQTDSGICTVISSENTSLYDKSPEEKKTFANEIQEDEHGLDDEDTQENTSYSCSNLNSPKRKSSTISDNSCVCSLRSVKTVASLDHSIEVHNLHAANTEAVKNIPRISSNFDGTNEEFVGVAYGNGQISVCDSNQSSFQINYSENWENLNLSIDASTSRKEFWSDLKCENCPSTSQNIEKIGSKIEQYTQDKITTSKKMKDEKQRRRHQRKHERNGQKLHHGVQESRVQNFQNVRSSASTESSRSNSTDRCLNPRLISYGASLHPSQNTRQMPNFGSSPHASPRLQHFETRSTPGSGQRTSSIASRAQRNSSPQNRKLLDHRRSRSEQIIRMKRRDFEKRDKYERANPRSEQTKRKLGSRSPNELMNDGLGPRTDKSGLANEIVSPVTTQTVSYGIQKDNNTQRATRAVRLVNATTVQGTQSVSSDHILVHKPDVGSSSSCSSCCDSSSETSEFQSDCQDDEEIALAMQAAEIANNYKIRAKFRSSEDLVHRLFVCIAGVADQLQTNFASDLRNILKCVFLMNSSQTVEDGEIKDESSVSENHVTSPLNDTVTNHDRQDLLQEYEDDLEETAITTDHNTSTITERGEECVERAPAWIPDNDAPRCMACQAGFTVVRRRHHCRNCGKVFCGRCSSNNVPLPRYGHTKPVRVCNRCFLYQVTPFTVSPVTPAS, from the exons AGGGACGACACGAGCCTGCTCGCTCAGTTTTTCTACGCGGACGAGTCTTTGAACGCGGTTGCTTGCGAGTTGGACTCGTTCGATGGTCGTCAGGAGCCAGAAAGATGCACCACGTTGGTTAACCAGCTGCGTCACTGTCAGGATAAAGTGTTAACGATATGCAGTCAAATAATGGACGATCTCATTCCGGAGAGCAGGGCAAACCGAGACTTCAGGGTGAAATTTCCTGACGACGTGATGCAGGAGAATCTCGCTGGACAGCTGTGGTTCGGAGCTGAATGCTTGGCAGCTGGATCCTCGATCATGAATAGGGAGGCTGAAAGTTCAGCCATGAGGCCGCTGGCAAGAGCTTTGACTAAGTCGTTGGACATCGTCAGGAATTTGCTCAGAGAGCACGCGTTAAAAGGTCACATGAACCTGAag TACCTTTTTCAGACGCAATACCCGTTGGACCCATCACTGGAGAAGCTGATCGAGTCGCTGAAGATCTTCGACCGGTTGTTCGCCGATTTCGAgctgtgctatgtgggcgccatGGTACCAGTGAAATCGACGAAGGAGTACGAGCAGCAGGAGCTCGTTTGCGTTTTATTTTCGGAGACGCTGCAAAGAGCTCTCGAACGTGGATTGCTCAGCCAGGCCGATGTAGATAATTACGAGCCGGCTCTGATGTTTACTATTCCTCGTTTGGCGATTGTTTCTGGCCTCTTGGCTCCGCCTGGAGGCCCTCTGTGCCTCAATTCCCCCGACAACATCAGCGAAGTGTTTAGACCTTTTAGG TCGCTTCTTCTAAAAATAAGAGAACTTCTTTGGACATTAAACAACCGCGAGCTCTACATGCTGGAGAAACTGCTGTGCTCGAACGAGGAGCCTCCGGGTCCCATCACGCAGTCGTCAAAGTCGTCCGCGTGCCAGGACATTCCCGACCTGGAGGAGTTCGTTCACAATTTTTATACCGGTTATCCGAACTGTAAAGACTTCATCGTAGATTTTTACACAGTGACGAGAAACACGGGGAACAATATGGACGAGGTGGCGGACGACGTGGTTCAAATCTTAGAGGAAGAAAGCCGTTTGACAGAAGGGAATAGCGATCAGGAGGTGGAGGACCGGGGAACAATGGTAGAAACCGGGCCTAATCGCTTAAACATATCCGTGAACGGGTACGAGGAGGCTGTGAGGTGTAACGGTAACACGAGGACATCCAGTGAACGAGAAAGTGTTGGTGACGAAGTGCAGTATCATATTAAAAAGCCAGCAAGCTCTTCGAACAGCAGTAGATACTTATCTTGCGACGATAGTCCTTGCTCCAGAAGAATAGAATGTCCCGCGAGTCCTGTTTCAATGGTAGATTCGATGGTGGAGCAGGTCGTTCCAGAAGATAGTATTTCAAGCGTAAACGAGAATAGATGTGGCGAACAATTACACAAACAGCAAGACGAATTTATCACCTCGGATATCACCGAGATTTTAGGCAGCTCCGATCATCACATCGAAATCCCTCAAACGCAGTATCTGCTGAACCAAGTGTCGCACGAGAACAACGTGACTGGTGAGACGGTACACATTCAAAACTCTTTGCCTGACTTGGATTCGAAGAAGCTGATATCCGAGGCAAATAAAACGTTATCGAATTTGTTGCTGGATGGAGAGTGTCAGAACGAGATCTCCGAGCAGACTGACTCGGGAATTTGTACGGTGATTTCGTCGGAGAATACCAGTTTGTACGATAAGAGTcccgaagagaagaagactttcGCCAACGAGATCCAAGAGGACGAGCACGGATTAGATGACGAAGACACGCAAGAGAATACTAGTTATTCTTGTTCCAATTTGAATTCACCGAAGAGAAAGAGCTCCACGATATCGGATAACTCGTGCGTCTGTAGTCTAAGAAGCGTGAAGACAGTCGCGTCGTTGGACCACTCGATCGAGGTGCACAATCTGCACGCGGCCAACACAGAGGCTGTGAAAAACATTCCACGAATATCGTCCAACTTCGATGGGACGAACGAAGAGTTTGTTGGAGTCGCGTACGGCAATGGGCAGATTTCCGTCTGCGACTCGAACCAGTCTAGTTTTCAGATCAATTATTCAGAAAATTGGGAAAATCTGAATTTAAGCATTGATGCGTCTACTTCGAGGAAAGAATTCTGGAGCGATCTGAAGTGTGAAAACTGCCCGTCCACGTCGCAGAACATTGAAAAGATCGGCTCGAAGATCGAGCAGTATACTCAGGATAAGATCACAACGTCGAAGAAGATGAAGGACGAGAAGCAGAGGAGACGGCATCAACGTAAGCACGAACGGAACGGGCAAAAACTTCATCACGGGGTACAGGAGAGCAGGGTGCAGAACTTTCAAAACGTACGCTCGTCGGCGAGCACGGAGAGCTCCAGATCAAACTCGACGGATCGTTGTTTGAATCCTAGGCTGATCAGTTACGGAGCAAGTCTGCATCCCAGCCAGAACACCAGGCAGATGCCTAATTTTGGAAGCAGCCCTCACGCTAGTCCGCGGTTGCAGCACTTCGAAACTCGTAGCACGCCTGGATCAGGCCAGAGGACTTCTAGTATCGCTTCCAGAGCTCAGAGAAACTCGTCTCCGCAAAATAGAAAGCTTCTCGATCATAGGAGATCTAGGTCAGAGCAAATTATCAGAATGAAGAGGAGAGACTTTGAAAAGAGAGACAAGTACGAACGAGCTAATCCCAGGTCGGAGCAGACCAAGAGAAAATTAGGAAGTAGAAGTCCTAATGAACTGATGAACGATGGTTTGGGACCAAGAACGGATAAAAGCGGCCTGGCAAATGAGATAGTCTCGCCGGTCACGACGCAGACCGTGTCGTATGGAATACAAAAAGACAATAACACGCAGAGAGCCACGCGAGCTGTGAGGCTAGTGAACGCAACCACGGTTCAAGGGACGCAGTCGGTCAGTTCGGATCATATCCTGGTTCACAAACCGGATGTTGGGTCTAGTTCGAGCTGCTCGAGTTGCTGTGACTCGAGTTCGGAGACCAGCGAGTTTCAAAGCGATTGTCAGGACGACGAGGAGATAGCCTTGGCTATGCAGGCCGCTGAGATTGCGAACAATTACAAGATTCGAGCGAAATTTCG GTCATCCGAAGATCTCGTTCATCGTTTATTCGTTTGTATAGCCGGTGTGGCAGATCAACTGCAGACTAATTTCGCATCGGATCTGCGCAATATTTTGAAGTGTGTGTTCCTGATGAACAGTAGTCAAACCGTGGAAGACGGTGAGATAAAGGATGAAAGTTCAGTATCTGAAAATCATGTGACAAGCCCGTTGAACGATACGGTTACAAATCATGATCGACAGGATTTATTACAAGAATACGAGGACGATTTGGAAGAGACTGCCATCACCACCGATCATAATACGT CGACCATAACCGAGCGTGGCGAGGAGTGTGTGGAGAGGGCACCAGCTTGGATACCGGATAACGACGCACCACGTTGTATGGCGTGTCAAGCAGGGTTCACGGTGGTGAGACGCAGACACCATTGCAGAAATTGTGGCAAGGTGTTCTGCGGTCGTTGCAGCAGCAACAACGTTCCCCTGCCCCGTTATGGGCACACGAAGCCTGTCAGGGTATGCAACAGGTGTTTCCTGTATCAGGTGACGCCGTTCACGGTGTCCCCAGTGACGCCAGCGAGCTGA